One window of the Pedobacter ginsengisoli genome contains the following:
- a CDS encoding beta-L-arabinofuranosidase domain-containing protein encodes MKYFLLSIGITTALFTDSLAQSIGVNQNNQLTQSLKANINDAFWSPKFELWRTTTANDVLNKFEGKHLPAKEQVENNVFENFDKIAGGKKGKGGHAGLPWFDGLIYESIRGIGDLNIQHPDAVLQARLDGYIDRIYAAQQADPDGYINTYTDLMEPTHHWGDNGGLLRYQHDVYNAGMLIEAGVHYYKATGKTKLLIVATRFADYMSNLMGPVPKRNIVPAHSGPEEAVLKLYKLYKENPALKKKLGIPVNEKAYYELAKFWIENRGVNTGYPLWQTWGNDKAEKWIKDQKYKEGTVTNATRPTWGDYAQDSISVFKQKTIEGHAVRATLLATGITAVALESHDPQYIQTADQLWDNMVGRRMFVTGGVGAIAHDEKFGPDYYLPTDAYLETCAAVGAGFFSQRMNELTGNGKYMDEFERVLYNNVLTGVSLSGDQYTYQNPLNAHDHSRWAWHSCPCCPPMFLKMVSELPNYIYASSGDNLFVNMFIGSDASIRLTNKTLVAVSQQTNYPWEGKITVKVDPEKESAFSLSLRIPGWARGKENPYDLYKSNLTSSYTLMVNGSVANAVINNGYAVINRKWKKGDQVELQLPMTPRFVTANTQVKDLRNSIAIASGPIVYSVEAADNGNVEQLQVDTATALQLKHRNDFLNGVNVITGKTVAGKTFTAIPYYAVGNREAKGYKVWLPLPQTARIKVDAGQIQNKLSSLIYGSNIEDVNHEIYGGFYDQRIFGESFEEPAAGVNYNQWRRYTGYWTAKDGAVTIIPGRNTNSEVFMTTSHYIGVEPDQSAKLIYEPKELTNGAVEAEIRFTGKGESGALLVRVANAGVGNDAFDGYEISLNRDGKKIMIGKHLQNFEQLKDAAVNFDPEAWNKVRVTLNGSLIEVYLNGQQVLSFKDEHNPLLKGKIGLRTWRSAMEFRNVTLQESGKTETLKLVNQSNEQVSYNWDVINPGQAKASFELDSNSAYNGKNSQVINFASGSGKAGIANRSLNRWGIAVRNGQAFQGRVYLKAEKLTGPVTIALESADGTKTYAIKKLSGIGVNWKKYPFTLTANTTDINARLAIYISSKGKLWVDQAVLMGTGKDQFKGLPIRADIGNMLVNQGLTFLRYAGTMVNSPEYKFKKMIGDPDKRPPYRGHWNWYTTNGFGIEEFLKFCEATKITPCFAINIYETPEDVSDMVEYLNGSVNTEWGAKRAKNGHPKPYGVKYIEIGNEEVIFNGDNRKAYEEYVTRFNLLYNAMKKKDSSLKFVHAAWWRPESPNMEYVFRELNGKADYWDLHVGGDDPKAGLDTDKQLADMQRMFKQWDPATKMKVAVFEENGSKHGIQRALGHATNLNAIRRHNEFVLTSSPANALQPYLQNDNDWDQGQIFFTAHQTWGMPPFYSQKMQAENYLPLRVLSKTEGNLDVTAARSEDGKTLILHVVNTGTESINTTLELSGFKDRNAEADVFVLAGELNSKNMPSEPELHKTVGSKAILTGDAPIYNFSAHSYTILKFIR; translated from the coding sequence ATGAAGTATTTCTTACTAAGTATTGGCATTACCACTGCTCTTTTTACAGATAGCCTTGCACAAAGCATTGGGGTAAATCAAAATAACCAGCTCACTCAAAGCCTTAAAGCAAATATAAACGATGCTTTCTGGAGCCCTAAATTTGAGCTTTGGAGAACCACAACTGCTAATGATGTGCTGAATAAATTCGAAGGAAAGCACTTACCTGCAAAAGAACAGGTAGAAAATAATGTGTTCGAAAACTTTGACAAGATAGCTGGCGGAAAAAAAGGGAAAGGAGGGCATGCAGGGTTGCCATGGTTTGATGGCCTGATCTATGAAAGTATTCGCGGAATAGGTGATCTGAATATTCAGCATCCAGATGCAGTCCTGCAAGCACGTTTGGATGGTTATATTGATCGTATTTATGCTGCCCAGCAGGCCGATCCTGATGGCTACATTAATACTTATACCGATCTTATGGAGCCGACTCATCATTGGGGAGATAATGGAGGTTTACTGCGTTATCAGCACGATGTTTACAATGCAGGTATGCTTATAGAAGCAGGAGTTCACTATTACAAAGCTACCGGCAAAACCAAACTGCTTATTGTAGCTACCAGGTTTGCCGATTACATGAGCAACTTAATGGGACCTGTTCCTAAAAGGAACATCGTACCTGCTCATTCGGGGCCTGAAGAGGCAGTTTTAAAATTGTATAAACTTTATAAGGAAAATCCGGCTCTTAAAAAGAAATTAGGTATCCCGGTAAACGAAAAGGCTTATTACGAACTTGCAAAGTTCTGGATAGAGAACCGTGGTGTTAATACAGGTTATCCACTCTGGCAAACCTGGGGTAATGATAAAGCCGAAAAGTGGATTAAAGATCAAAAATATAAAGAAGGAACAGTTACGAATGCTACCCGTCCTACATGGGGCGATTATGCGCAGGACTCTATTTCTGTATTTAAACAGAAAACCATTGAGGGGCATGCGGTTCGTGCTACTTTGCTGGCTACAGGCATCACGGCCGTAGCTTTGGAAAGTCATGATCCTCAATATATACAAACTGCAGATCAGTTGTGGGATAATATGGTTGGTCGCCGTATGTTCGTAACCGGAGGTGTTGGTGCTATTGCTCATGACGAGAAGTTCGGGCCAGATTATTACCTGCCTACAGATGCGTATCTTGAAACCTGTGCTGCGGTAGGAGCCGGATTTTTTAGTCAGCGTATGAACGAGCTAACCGGTAACGGAAAATATATGGATGAGTTTGAACGTGTACTATATAATAATGTGCTCACAGGAGTGTCATTATCTGGCGACCAGTATACTTATCAAAACCCACTTAATGCACACGACCATTCAAGATGGGCATGGCATTCGTGTCCATGCTGTCCGCCAATGTTCCTCAAAATGGTTTCTGAACTCCCAAATTATATTTATGCATCATCTGGCGATAATTTGTTTGTAAACATGTTTATTGGCAGCGATGCCAGTATCCGCCTGACTAATAAAACCCTGGTAGCTGTTTCACAGCAAACCAATTACCCATGGGAAGGAAAAATTACTGTAAAAGTAGATCCTGAAAAAGAATCAGCATTCAGTTTAAGTTTGCGCATTCCAGGATGGGCCAGAGGCAAAGAGAATCCTTATGATCTTTACAAATCTAACCTGACTTCGTCATATACACTGATGGTAAATGGGAGCGTGGCTAACGCCGTAATTAACAATGGTTATGCTGTAATTAATCGTAAATGGAAAAAAGGTGACCAGGTAGAACTTCAACTACCCATGACTCCTCGTTTTGTAACAGCAAATACTCAGGTAAAAGATTTGAGAAACAGTATCGCTATTGCATCAGGACCTATCGTTTATAGTGTTGAAGCGGCTGATAATGGAAATGTTGAACAGCTACAGGTCGATACAGCCACTGCATTGCAATTGAAGCATAGAAATGACTTTTTAAATGGTGTGAATGTGATAACCGGTAAAACTGTTGCGGGTAAAACATTTACTGCTATTCCTTACTATGCTGTTGGCAACAGGGAAGCAAAAGGCTATAAAGTTTGGTTACCACTTCCTCAAACGGCGCGTATTAAGGTCGATGCAGGCCAAATCCAGAATAAATTAAGTTCACTTATCTACGGTTCAAATATCGAAGATGTAAACCATGAAATCTATGGAGGTTTTTACGACCAGCGCATATTCGGCGAAAGTTTTGAAGAGCCTGCAGCTGGTGTAAATTACAACCAATGGCGTAGGTATACTGGTTACTGGACTGCTAAAGATGGGGCTGTTACTATTATCCCTGGCCGAAATACAAATAGTGAAGTGTTCATGACCACTTCGCACTATATTGGTGTCGAGCCAGATCAAAGTGCAAAGTTGATCTATGAACCAAAGGAACTAACAAACGGGGCAGTTGAAGCAGAAATCAGGTTTACAGGAAAAGGAGAGAGTGGTGCACTACTTGTACGCGTAGCTAATGCAGGTGTAGGTAATGATGCTTTTGATGGGTATGAAATAAGCCTGAACAGAGATGGTAAAAAAATAATGATAGGCAAACATCTGCAGAATTTTGAGCAACTAAAGGATGCAGCGGTCAATTTTGATCCAGAGGCCTGGAATAAGGTTAGGGTTACACTCAATGGGTCGCTAATTGAGGTATATCTTAACGGCCAGCAAGTACTTTCCTTTAAAGATGAACATAATCCTTTGCTTAAAGGAAAAATTGGACTGCGTACCTGGAGATCGGCAATGGAGTTCAGAAACGTTACATTACAGGAAAGCGGGAAAACAGAAACATTAAAATTAGTAAACCAAAGCAATGAGCAAGTAAGCTATAACTGGGATGTCATCAATCCCGGACAGGCAAAAGCCAGTTTTGAACTCGATAGTAATTCAGCTTATAATGGGAAAAATTCGCAGGTAATAAACTTTGCTTCAGGTTCTGGCAAAGCGGGTATAGCTAACAGAAGCTTAAATCGCTGGGGTATCGCTGTCCGTAACGGACAGGCTTTCCAGGGTAGGGTATACCTAAAAGCCGAAAAGCTAACTGGCCCTGTAACTATTGCGCTCGAAAGTGCCGATGGAACCAAAACATATGCAATCAAAAAATTAAGTGGTATTGGTGTTAACTGGAAGAAATATCCGTTTACACTGACAGCTAATACTACTGACATCAATGCCAGACTCGCCATCTACATTTCCTCAAAAGGTAAACTTTGGGTAGATCAGGCAGTACTTATGGGGACTGGTAAGGATCAGTTTAAAGGCTTGCCAATCCGTGCCGATATTGGAAATATGCTGGTTAATCAAGGGCTAACCTTTCTGCGTTATGCCGGAACCATGGTAAACTCACCCGAATACAAGTTTAAAAAAATGATCGGCGATCCAGATAAACGCCCTCCATATCGCGGGCACTGGAATTGGTACACTACCAATGGATTTGGAATAGAAGAGTTCCTTAAGTTCTGTGAAGCAACGAAAATAACGCCATGCTTCGCTATAAATATCTATGAAACTCCTGAGGATGTATCCGATATGGTTGAATACTTAAATGGAAGCGTTAATACAGAATGGGGAGCTAAACGAGCCAAAAATGGACATCCTAAACCTTATGGTGTAAAGTATATAGAGATAGGAAATGAGGAGGTTATCTTTAATGGTGATAACAGAAAGGCGTATGAGGAATATGTAACCCGTTTTAATCTCTTGTATAATGCAATGAAAAAGAAAGATAGTTCATTGAAATTTGTGCACGCAGCCTGGTGGCGCCCAGAGTCGCCTAATATGGAATATGTATTCAGGGAACTAAATGGCAAAGCCGACTATTGGGATCTGCATGTTGGTGGCGATGATCCAAAAGCAGGTTTAGATACTGATAAGCAGCTTGCAGATATGCAGCGTATGTTTAAGCAATGGGATCCGGCAACTAAAATGAAAGTTGCAGTTTTTGAAGAGAACGGAAGTAAACACGGTATCCAGCGTGCTTTAGGACATGCTACAAACCTTAATGCCATCAGGAGGCATAATGAGTTTGTACTTACCTCAAGCCCTGCGAATGCACTTCAGCCTTATCTTCAAAATGATAACGATTGGGATCAGGGTCAGATCTTTTTTACGGCTCACCAAACATGGGGTATGCCTCCGTTCTATTCTCAAAAGATGCAGGCAGAAAATTATTTACCTCTTCGTGTTTTAAGTAAAACAGAAGGTAATCTTGATGTAACAGCAGCGCGTAGCGAGGATGGAAAAACCTTAATATTACACGTAGTTAATACCGGCACGGAAAGCATTAATACAACACTTGAACTGAGCGGGTTTAAAGATAGAAATGCTGAGGCAGATGTATTTGTATTGGCAGGTGAACTTAATTCGAAGAACATGCCTTCAGAACCTGAACTTCATAAAACCGTAGGTTCTAAAGCAATTTTAACTGGTGATGCTCCGATTTATAACTTTTCGGCACATTCTTATACCATTTTAAAATTTATCAGGTAG
- a CDS encoding DUF6644 family protein — MLYFISDLLSWLENTAVAAAIRQSLWLYPTLEIVHITGIVILVGAAFMFDLRLLGFSKSLSIIHLSRHLLPWSRRALLLVIPSGILLFMTNSKALGIDPTFWLKMFLLVIAALNVLVFHKLLFKPDFDNQTQKLPFSTKISALVSIGVWVAIIACGRLLAY; from the coding sequence GTGCTATACTTTATATCTGATCTGCTCAGTTGGCTAGAAAACACTGCCGTAGCTGCAGCTATTCGTCAATCCTTGTGGTTGTACCCAACTTTAGAAATTGTTCACATTACTGGAATTGTGATTTTAGTTGGCGCTGCATTTATGTTCGACCTACGCTTGCTAGGTTTTTCAAAAAGTCTCTCCATAATCCACTTATCCCGACATTTGCTTCCCTGGTCAAGAAGAGCATTGTTATTGGTTATCCCTTCCGGAATATTACTATTCATGACCAATTCAAAAGCCTTGGGCATTGACCCAACCTTTTGGCTAAAAATGTTTTTGCTGGTAATTGCAGCACTTAATGTCTTGGTATTTCATAAACTATTATTTAAGCCTGATTTTGACAATCAAACCCAGAAGCTTCCGTTTTCAACAAAAATATCAGCCCTTGTTTCGATCGGTGTATGGGTAGCGATTATTGCCTGCGGTCGTTTGTTGGCATATTAG
- a CDS encoding DUF6152 family protein, with product MNYLKNISLAIFCLLCVSFTAFHHGWADYDQKKVLDFKTTIEESIYENPHALAKVKYRKQLWTVYLAPTSRMTDRGLTADMIKKGTEVRLVAYPHKTKKAEMRAERIFVDSVKYELR from the coding sequence ATGAATTATCTGAAAAATATTTCGTTGGCAATTTTCTGTTTGCTCTGCGTTTCGTTCACAGCTTTCCACCATGGTTGGGCTGATTATGATCAAAAAAAGGTACTAGATTTTAAAACCACAATAGAGGAATCAATATATGAAAATCCTCATGCCCTGGCTAAAGTAAAATATAGAAAACAACTATGGACAGTTTATTTAGCTCCTACCAGCCGCATGACAGATCGTGGGCTAACTGCAGATATGATAAAAAAAGGAACAGAAGTTAGGCTGGTTGCCTATCCTCATAAAACTAAAAAAGCAGAAATGCGGGCTGAAAGGATATTTGTAGACAGTGTAAAATACGAACTGAGGTAG
- a CDS encoding discoidin domain-containing protein, which produces MKKSNLLLACIFCTTLFTFSCKKAETPESDKKDLSTHDSTAEIITQTRNVNIVYFVPSDLDTLAGYQKRLSDLLLWTQEWYKQEMNRNGYGNKTFGLANNGSGGVKIITIRGSLPKSGYPYSGGSGAVSSEVNAYFAAHPADNTSDHTLIIIPRYSIGANGTPSGGPFYGTGRWCYALDYEEMDIQNLGKSDAVGNRFSVWFGGLVHELGHGLNLPHNRQKVSEDATLGMALMWAGNGTLGKSPTFLTAVDAAVLNTNQVFNNNSNTYYGSVTSSINKIYASYSSAQASIIVSGKFTSTGNVTSILYFNDPNVNNEGTGVNRDYNAIGWESKKIGTDSFRVEMPIADLVEKADGIPYELKVKLVHDNGTVTEQIYSYTFAAGVPVLNFSTRNELSKTGWSIATFSSEETSGEGAVNGRASKLIDGSGSTYWHSRWSSSATSYPHNVVIDLGSSKTANGLSLTQRSGLSRAVKNFEVLTSTDGINFTSVNNYVAANADGPQYFDFGSAKTFRYLKVIANSAHDGLQFAALAELGLY; this is translated from the coding sequence ATGAAAAAAAGTAATCTTTTATTAGCGTGCATTTTTTGCACTACTCTCTTTACATTTTCATGTAAAAAGGCAGAAACCCCAGAATCAGACAAGAAAGATTTGTCGACTCATGACAGTACTGCAGAAATCATTACCCAAACCAGAAATGTAAACATTGTTTACTTTGTGCCCAGTGACCTCGATACTTTGGCAGGTTACCAAAAAAGATTGAGCGACCTTTTATTGTGGACCCAGGAGTGGTACAAACAGGAAATGAACCGCAATGGCTATGGCAATAAAACCTTTGGCCTCGCCAACAATGGATCGGGAGGTGTTAAGATCATTACCATTAGAGGTAGTTTACCTAAAAGCGGATATCCGTACTCTGGAGGCTCAGGAGCTGTGTCAAGTGAAGTAAATGCTTACTTTGCCGCCCATCCGGCAGACAATACCAGTGACCATACGCTGATTATTATACCAAGATATTCAATTGGTGCCAATGGCACTCCTAGCGGTGGCCCTTTTTATGGCACAGGCAGGTGGTGTTACGCACTTGACTATGAGGAGATGGACATACAAAATCTTGGCAAAAGCGACGCAGTTGGGAATAGATTTAGTGTTTGGTTTGGTGGCTTGGTACATGAATTAGGCCATGGACTAAACTTACCTCATAACAGACAAAAGGTTTCTGAAGATGCTACTCTTGGTATGGCTTTGATGTGGGCTGGTAATGGCACACTAGGTAAAAGCCCTACATTTTTAACCGCGGTTGATGCCGCAGTTTTAAATACCAACCAGGTATTTAATAATAATAGTAATACTTACTATGGCTCAGTAACCTCGAGCATTAATAAAATATACGCCAGCTACTCGAGCGCGCAGGCATCTATTATAGTATCTGGTAAGTTTACCTCAACCGGTAACGTAACCAGTATTCTTTATTTTAATGACCCTAATGTGAATAATGAAGGTACTGGTGTGAATCGTGACTATAATGCCATCGGCTGGGAATCAAAAAAAATAGGTACAGACAGCTTTAGAGTGGAAATGCCTATTGCCGACCTTGTAGAGAAGGCCGATGGGATTCCTTATGAATTAAAAGTTAAACTGGTACATGATAATGGTACTGTTACAGAGCAAATTTACTCATATACGTTCGCAGCCGGAGTTCCTGTTTTAAATTTTAGTACCAGAAACGAGCTTAGCAAAACCGGATGGAGCATTGCTACATTCAGTTCAGAAGAAACAAGTGGCGAGGGTGCAGTGAATGGTAGGGCAAGCAAACTGATTGATGGCAGCGGAAGCACTTACTGGCATTCACGCTGGTCAAGCTCTGCAACCTCTTACCCTCATAATGTAGTAATAGATCTGGGATCTTCTAAAACAGCTAATGGGCTTAGCTTAACCCAACGCAGTGGTTTGAGCCGTGCGGTTAAGAATTTTGAAGTTTTGACCAGTACAGATGGAATTAACTTTACATCAGTAAATAACTATGTTGCAGCAAATGCCGATGGCCCTCAATACTTTGATTTTGGAAGTGCAAAAACTTTCAGGTATCTGAAGGTTATCGCCAACTCTGCACATGATGGACTACAGTTTGCGGCTTTAGCCGAACTGGGATTATACTAA
- a CDS encoding GntR family transcriptional regulator has protein sequence MKENKSKYKLVVSHVIDRIATEEYKNGDRIPSINDFRTEYSLSRDTVFTGLRELMAKGIIASNHGVGYFVRSTKVQSGHHIFLLFNEFNEFKEDLFNSFAEWAGSDVTVDLYFHNYNRKVFETLINDANNKYTDYIIMSGKFQGIEPILESLSGRVFLLDHFHTELKGKYSSVSQNFETDTYEALVSGLQLIKKYKRIFMVQQEEKEPLERYDGLKVFCEHNGFDHDYLPATSGRKIKKGDLFIVVRDRDLVDLLKQAELQKLLPGKDFGIISYNDTPLKELLSGGITTLSTDFKLMGKTMAELIKTKAITTVENPWRLEVRSSL, from the coding sequence GTGAAAGAAAATAAATCAAAATATAAGCTTGTAGTAAGCCATGTGATTGACAGGATAGCTACAGAGGAATACAAGAATGGGGACAGGATACCTTCCATCAACGATTTTAGAACTGAGTATAGCTTATCACGTGACACAGTTTTTACGGGCTTGCGCGAGCTTATGGCAAAAGGCATTATTGCATCAAACCATGGAGTTGGTTATTTTGTAAGGAGTACCAAAGTACAGTCAGGACATCATATATTTCTGCTTTTCAATGAGTTCAATGAATTTAAAGAAGATCTGTTTAATTCGTTTGCGGAATGGGCCGGAAGTGATGTAACGGTTGACCTCTACTTTCATAACTACAACAGAAAAGTTTTTGAAACACTGATAAATGATGCCAACAACAAGTATACAGACTATATCATCATGTCGGGAAAGTTCCAGGGAATTGAGCCTATTCTGGAATCTTTATCAGGCAGGGTATTTTTACTGGATCACTTTCATACTGAACTAAAGGGCAAATATTCTTCCGTTTCACAAAATTTTGAGACAGATACTTATGAGGCTTTGGTTTCCGGACTCCAGCTCATTAAAAAGTACAAGCGTATTTTTATGGTGCAGCAAGAAGAAAAAGAGCCCCTGGAAAGATATGATGGCCTTAAAGTTTTTTGTGAGCATAACGGATTTGATCATGATTATTTACCTGCTACATCTGGCAGAAAGATAAAGAAAGGTGACCTTTTTATTGTTGTAAGAGATAGAGATCTGGTGGATCTATTAAAACAAGCCGAACTCCAAAAGTTGTTACCAGGCAAAGATTTCGGTATCATATCATATAATGACACTCCACTAAAAGAGCTATTGTCGGGAGGAATTACAACGCTTTCTACCGATTTTAAACTTATGGGAAAAACGATGGCTGAGCTGATTAAAACAAAAGCAATTACCACGGTAGAGAATCCGTGGAGGCTTGAAGTTAGAAGTTCACTGTAA